Within the Miscanthus floridulus cultivar M001 chromosome 17, ASM1932011v1, whole genome shotgun sequence genome, the region CTAATAGTAACAGATGCTGCATCGTAGTAGTAGTATATTACTATGTTCTTACCTCCCCTCCATCTCCCTGTGTTATCTCTGTCAGTCATGCATTCTGCTTTCTTCCTTCTCGTGTACCTCCTCTACTCCCTGCATGCTCCTGCCTGTTCTGCAACAACAGATTCCATTTCAGCCGGTGAAGCGCTCATTGGAGACGCCAAGCTTGTCTCCAGCAATGGCAGGTATGCGCTTGGCTTCTTCCATCCAGGCAGTAAATCCTCTGTCCGGCACACTCCCAAGCACTGGTACCTAGGAATATGGTTCAACAAGGTCTCCCAGTTAACTCCAATATGGGTAGCAAATAGGGAGAGCCCAGTTATAGGTCATCACAGAATGACAAAGCTCGCTATCTTTGAGGACGGCAACCTTGCCATCTTCAACCAAGCCACCAAATCGGTGGTTTGGTCGACCCATGCTAGTATAACAGCCAAGAACTCTACGGCGGTGCTCCTGGACAATGGAAACCTTGTCTTAAGGGACGCAACCAACTCCTCCAACATCTTATGGCAGAGCTTTGACTACCCTACAGATATCTTGCCCCCTGGTGCAAAGTTTGGCATAGACAAGACCACCGGTCTGAACCGGCGTGTTATTTCCAAGAGGAGCATGATTGACCCATCTCCCGGCCGCTATTGTCAGGAATTAGATCCTACTGGGGCTCCCCAATTTGTCTTCAAACTATGTAACACGTCCATAGTGTATTGGTCTACTGGGGAATGGAACGGCCAATACTTCAACGCAATGCCTGAAATGGAAGGGCACACTCTGTTTGACTACAAGTTTATCAACAACGACAAAGAGGAGTACTTCCAATACATATTACTAGAGAAAGAATTAATAACTATTTGTATTTTGGACATATTTGGTCAGAACAAGCTGCTTATATGGCTTGAGGACAAGCAAGAATGGACAGCAATTTACACCCAACCTAAAGATTTATGTGATATATATGCTACTTGTGGACCATTCACTATTTGCAACAGCAATGCACCTTCACCATGCGATTGCATGAGGGGATTCTCATTAAGGTCACCTGAGGACTGGGAGCAAGGGGATCATACCGGTGGTTGCACAAGAAATACACCATTGGATTGCAGCACCAGGAACCATAGTGGAGCTAAAACGACAGATAAGTTCTACCCATTGCCTGATGCAACACTGCCTACAAAAGGTGACATTATTGGTTCTGTTGGGAGCACAGAACAATGCGAACAAGCATGCCTGAATAACTGCTCTTGCTCTGCATATGCCTATTCTAGTGGTGACAGATGCTTCCTATGGCATGACGACTTGTTAAACATAAGCTATACCAATGGAACCACCGATGATGGGGGGATTCTGTACCTTCGCATTGCTGCAAAAGATGCATATAATTGGAGAAATAGTAAGAGATCAAAAGGAAAGATCATTGGGGCTATCATCGCTGCAAGTGTTGTAGTTCTGAGTATGTTATCAGCTTTTTTCATGTGGATGACCTTGAGGGAACGATCTTTTAGCATATCGAATGATGTTCATGGTGGAAATGGAATTATTGCTTTTAGGTACATTGATCTTCAAAATGCAACTAAAAATTTCTCTGAGAGAATAGGGAGTGGTGGTTTTGGATCTGTGTTCAAAGGGCTTTTAACTGACTCGACAGCTGTTGCAGTGAAGAGGCTTGATGGTGTCCGTCAAGGAGAGAAGCAGTTTAGGGCTGAAGTGAGTTCCATAGGAATCATCCAACATATCAATTTGATCAAGCTAATTGGCTTCTGTTGTGAAAGGGATAGGAGGCTGCTTGTGTATGAGCACATGCCAAATTGCTCCCTTGATGCACATATTTTTTATAGCCATACGGCGGTCCTAAATTGGAGCACCCGTTACCAGATAGCTCTTGGAGTAGCAAGAGGGTTGGCGTATTTGCATGAGAGTTGCAGGGATTGCATCATACACTGTGATATTAAGCCAGAGAACATACTTC harbors:
- the LOC136515904 gene encoding G-type lectin S-receptor-like serine/threonine-protein kinase At2g19130; its protein translation is MHSAFFLLVYLLYSLHAPACSATTDSISAGEALIGDAKLVSSNGRYALGFFHPGSKSSVRHTPKHWYLGIWFNKVSQLTPIWVANRESPVIGHHRMTKLAIFEDGNLAIFNQATKSVVWSTHASITAKNSTAVLLDNGNLVLRDATNSSNILWQSFDYPTDILPPGAKFGIDKTTGLNRRVISKRSMIDPSPGRYCQELDPTGAPQFVFKLCNTSIVYWSTGEWNGQYFNAMPEMEGHTLFDYKFINNDKEEYFQYILLEKELITICILDIFGQNKLLIWLEDKQEWTAIYTQPKDLCDIYATCGPFTICNSNAPSPCDCMRGFSLRSPEDWEQGDHTGGCTRNTPLDCSTRNHSGAKTTDKFYPLPDATLPTKGDIIGSVGSTEQCEQACLNNCSCSAYAYSSGDRCFLWHDDLLNISYTNGTTDDGGILYLRIAAKDAYNWRNSKRSKGKIIGAIIAASVVVLSMLSAFFMWMTLRERSFSISNDVHGGNGIIAFRYIDLQNATKNFSERIGSGGFGSVFKGLLTDSTAVAVKRLDGVRQGEKQFRAEVSSIGIIQHINLIKLIGFCCERDRRLLVYEHMPNCSLDAHIFYSHTAVLNWSTRYQIALGVARGLAYLHESCRDCIIHCDIKPENILLDASFIPKIADFGMAKFLGREFSRVITSMRGTAGYLAPEWISGVAITSKVDVYSYGMVLIDIISGRRNTCKENTSDDVHVACFPVEVASKLLNGDIGSLLDVQLSGHANLDEAERVCKVACWCIQEEESDRPTMGEVVQILEGLLEIDIPPMPRFLQAITGRSH